In the genome of Paenibacillus pabuli, one region contains:
- a CDS encoding nitrilase-related carbon-nitrogen hydrolase translates to MGKISIGMIQASHEVEGSAPVEVHKEAAIQKHIALVREAAAQGAQIIGLQEVFYGPYFCTEQSPKWYASAEQVPEGPTTRRFQELAKELGVVIILPVYEVDGIASYYNTAAVIDADGSYLGKYRKHHIPHVEAGEGTNGFWEKYYFRPGNLGYPVFDTAYARVGVYICYDRHFPEGARLLGLAGAEIVFNPSATVAGTSEYLWKLEQPAHAVANGYYVAAINRVGVESPWNMGEFYGQSYLVDPRGRMVAMGSRDQDEVIIGEMDTELIREVRNVWQFYRDRRPETYEHLVNL, encoded by the coding sequence ATGGGTAAAATCAGCATCGGAATGATCCAGGCTTCACACGAGGTTGAAGGCTCCGCTCCAGTGGAAGTGCATAAGGAGGCTGCCATTCAGAAACACATTGCGCTGGTGCGGGAAGCGGCTGCTCAGGGAGCACAGATTATTGGATTGCAGGAGGTGTTCTATGGGCCGTACTTCTGCACGGAGCAGAGCCCCAAGTGGTATGCATCTGCCGAGCAGGTGCCGGAAGGACCGACGACCAGGCGTTTTCAGGAGCTCGCGAAGGAGCTTGGCGTGGTGATCATTTTGCCTGTATACGAGGTGGACGGGATCGCTTCATATTACAATACGGCTGCGGTTATTGATGCGGATGGCTCCTACCTGGGGAAATACCGCAAACATCATATTCCGCATGTGGAAGCGGGCGAAGGCACGAATGGGTTCTGGGAAAAATATTATTTCAGACCCGGTAACCTGGGTTATCCGGTATTTGATACAGCTTACGCCAGAGTGGGCGTGTACATCTGTTATGATCGTCATTTTCCGGAGGGAGCACGGCTGCTTGGGCTGGCTGGTGCGGAGATTGTATTCAACCCTTCCGCAACGGTAGCCGGAACATCGGAATATTTGTGGAAGCTGGAGCAGCCTGCCCATGCAGTAGCTAATGGCTATTATGTGGCTGCCATCAACCGAGTGGGCGTGGAATCGCCATGGAATATGGGTGAGTTTTATGGTCAGTCGTATCTGGTAGACCCGCGAGGCAGGATGGTGGCAATGGGCAGCAGGGATCAGGATGAGGTTATTATTGGCGAGATGGATACGGAGCTGATTCGGGAAGTACGCAATGTATGGCAATTTTATCGCGATCGACGGCCTGAGACCTACGAACATCTCGTTAACCTGTAG